From Pontibacter actiniarum, a single genomic window includes:
- a CDS encoding Glu/Leu/Phe/Val family dehydrogenase, whose translation MLYKEPAPIKDRENPFESMMSRFNIAAEVLGLDEEVYNVLKSPTRQVIVNVPVTMDDGKVRVFEGYRVVHSTILGPSKGGIRYAPDVFLDEVKALAAWMTWKCAVVDIPYGGAKGGIICDPYSMSAGEIERLTRAYTSSLVDIFGPDQDIPAPDMGTGPREMAWLMDEYSKTKGSTTHAVVTGKPLVLGGSLGRVEATGRGVMVSAMAAMEKLGMDPYKSTAVVQGFGNVGAWAAKLMAERGVKILGISDVSGAYWNDNGIDIEEAIEYKNAHNGRLEGYKGAEQMNPDELLTSKVDVLVPAAVEDVITIHNVDKIQARLIVEGANGPTSYKADNIINEKGIMVVPDILANSGGVTVSYFEWVQNRMGFKWTLDRVNERAERIMNESFERVYAASQKYNVPMRIAAYIVAIDKVAMTYKYRGGF comes from the coding sequence ATGTTATACAAAGAGCCAGCACCAATTAAGGACAGAGAAAATCCTTTTGAGTCGATGATGTCGCGCTTCAACATAGCCGCTGAGGTGCTTGGGTTGGATGAAGAAGTATACAACGTACTGAAGTCTCCTACTCGGCAGGTAATCGTAAACGTGCCTGTGACCATGGATGACGGCAAGGTGCGTGTGTTTGAAGGATACCGTGTAGTACACTCTACGATCCTGGGGCCATCAAAAGGCGGTATCCGTTACGCGCCGGATGTGTTCCTGGACGAGGTGAAGGCCCTGGCCGCCTGGATGACCTGGAAGTGCGCGGTGGTGGATATTCCTTATGGCGGAGCCAAAGGCGGTATCATCTGCGATCCTTATTCTATGTCGGCTGGTGAAATCGAGCGTCTGACAAGAGCCTATACTTCCTCGCTGGTAGATATCTTCGGCCCGGACCAGGACATACCGGCTCCGGACATGGGCACAGGCCCGCGCGAGATGGCCTGGCTGATGGACGAGTACTCTAAAACAAAAGGTTCCACCACACATGCCGTAGTAACAGGCAAACCGTTGGTGCTGGGCGGCTCGCTGGGCCGTGTAGAGGCAACAGGTCGCGGCGTGATGGTATCGGCCATGGCGGCCATGGAAAAGCTGGGCATGGACCCGTATAAATCTACCGCTGTGGTGCAGGGCTTCGGTAACGTAGGCGCTTGGGCTGCCAAACTGATGGCAGAGCGCGGGGTGAAGATCCTGGGCATCAGCGATGTGAGCGGAGCGTACTGGAACGACAACGGCATAGACATCGAAGAGGCCATCGAGTATAAAAACGCCCACAACGGCCGTTTGGAAGGCTACAAAGGGGCAGAGCAGATGAACCCGGACGAGCTGCTGACTTCTAAGGTAGACGTACTGGTGCCTGCCGCCGTAGAAGACGTGATCACCATCCATAACGTGGACAAGATCCAGGCCCGCCTGATTGTGGAGGGAGCCAACGGACCGACTTCCTATAAAGCCGACAACATCATCAATGAGAAAGGCATCATGGTTGTGCCGGATATCCTGGCGAACTCTGGTGGCGTAACGGTGTCTTACTTTGAGTGGGTGCAGAACCGCATGGGCTTTAAATGGACGCTGGACCGCGTAAACGAGCGTGCCGAGCGCATCATGAACGAGTCTTTCGAGCGCGTTTACGCCGCTTCGCAAAAGTATAACGTACCCATGCGTATCGCTGCTTACATTGTGGCCATCGATAAGGTAGCCATGACGTACAAGTATCGCGGGGGCTTCTAA
- a CDS encoding phosphatidylserine decarboxylase family protein → MKIHKEGRRILFFTLLILIVLNLLLYNFNPENGTFNRIFSAVSAVLFLLILQFFRSPYRNLLLHEDLIIAPADGKVVVIEEVEEPEYFQDKRKQISIFMSPINVHITRNPVSGIVKYFKYHPGNYFVAWHPKSSTQNERTTVVVESTAGPEVLFRQIAGAMARRIVWYVNEGDEVSQGEEFGFIKFGSRVDIFVPLDTEIKAELGQKTKGGQTVIAQLKTPPPTLFG, encoded by the coding sequence ATGAAAATTCATAAAGAAGGACGGAGAATTTTATTTTTTACATTGTTGATTCTGATAGTGCTGAACTTGTTGCTCTACAACTTCAATCCGGAGAATGGCACCTTCAACAGAATCTTCTCCGCCGTGTCTGCCGTTCTTTTCCTATTAATTCTCCAGTTCTTCAGGAGCCCGTACCGCAACCTGCTGCTGCACGAAGACCTGATCATAGCCCCAGCCGACGGCAAGGTGGTGGTGATCGAAGAGGTGGAGGAGCCGGAGTACTTTCAGGACAAGCGCAAGCAGATCTCCATCTTCATGTCGCCGATCAACGTGCACATTACGCGTAACCCGGTGTCGGGCATCGTAAAGTACTTTAAGTACCACCCGGGTAACTACTTTGTAGCGTGGCACCCGAAATCGAGCACCCAGAACGAGCGCACCACGGTTGTGGTAGAGTCTACGGCCGGGCCGGAGGTGCTTTTCCGCCAGATTGCCGGGGCCATGGCGCGCCGCATTGTGTGGTATGTAAACGAGGGAGATGAGGTAAGCCAGGGCGAGGAGTTCGGCTTCATCAAGTTTGGCTCACGCGTCGATATCTTCGTGCCGCTGGACACCGAAATAAAAGCAGAGCTTGGCCAGAAAACAAAAGGCGGGCAGACTGTTATCGCACAGCTAAAAACACCACCGCCAACCTTGTTTGGGTAA
- a CDS encoding GAF domain-containing protein — protein sequence MAESLLVDANLSKEEKYKALLPQIEALTTGETDLIANISNLVAALRQGMGYFWVGVYFNKEGQLVLGPFQGPVACTRIPYHKGVCGACYTQQKTMLVPDVEAFPGHIACSSDSKSEIVLPAIKDGEVKLVLDVDSDKLNDFDEVDQQYLEQLMKLVESWY from the coding sequence ATGGCCGAATCACTTCTTGTAGATGCCAACCTCAGCAAAGAGGAAAAGTATAAGGCGCTGCTTCCGCAAATAGAGGCGCTCACCACCGGTGAAACCGACCTGATTGCAAACATCTCCAACCTGGTAGCCGCGTTACGCCAGGGTATGGGCTACTTCTGGGTGGGTGTGTACTTCAACAAAGAGGGCCAGCTGGTGCTGGGCCCATTTCAGGGGCCGGTGGCCTGCACGCGCATTCCGTACCACAAAGGGGTTTGCGGGGCCTGCTATACGCAGCAGAAAACAATGCTGGTACCGGATGTGGAGGCTTTCCCGGGCCACATCGCCTGCAGCAGCGACTCTAAGTCAGAAATTGTGCTGCCCGCCATAAAGGATGGGGAGGTAAAACTGGTGCTGGACGTAGACAGCGACAAACTAAACGACTTCGACGAGGTAGACCAGCAGTACCTGGAGCAGCTAATGAAACTGGTGGAAAGCTGGTATTAG